Proteins from one bacterium genomic window:
- a CDS encoding aromatic ring-hydroxylating dioxygenase subunit alpha produces MPTPPYYLWNHWYIAARSHQVKAHKPFAATLLDTRLVLYRNKAGGVVALRDRCPHLGASLSLGHVRDGCVTCPFHGWRFDEEGRCLEIPALGEAAPTLQNLRIPRYHTIEAGGLVWVYMTQVPDAVPQGDPVPPELREPGWAYGLIEDRWDTNFTRFAENMLDMVHLPYVHARTIGRFAKKRSPHVPKVTELPDGFDLEDGLLTFRLPNVHRLTISAQMIHYMWGVPVGATETRVYILGLRRFARSRLLTPLFNRYNRKVLDEDRTIIASQEPKYVTFGPGGDLLMRPDSAARAYRSLLARVLDGGPGS; encoded by the coding sequence ATGCCGACGCCGCCGTACTACCTCTGGAACCACTGGTACATCGCCGCTCGCTCGCATCAGGTCAAGGCCCACAAGCCCTTTGCCGCCACCCTCTTGGATACGCGCCTGGTCCTCTACCGCAACAAAGCGGGCGGCGTCGTGGCGCTCCGCGATCGCTGCCCCCACCTGGGGGCCTCGCTCTCGCTCGGTCACGTGCGCGACGGCTGCGTGACCTGCCCGTTCCATGGGTGGCGCTTCGACGAAGAGGGGCGCTGCCTCGAGATTCCTGCCCTCGGCGAGGCAGCCCCCACTCTTCAGAACCTGCGCATTCCCCGCTACCACACCATCGAGGCGGGCGGCCTCGTCTGGGTGTACATGACCCAGGTCCCGGACGCCGTCCCCCAAGGCGACCCGGTCCCGCCCGAGTTGCGCGAGCCCGGCTGGGCCTACGGCCTCATCGAGGATCGATGGGACACCAATTTCACGCGCTTCGCCGAGAACATGCTCGACATGGTGCACCTTCCCTACGTCCATGCCCGCACCATCGGCCGCTTCGCCAAGAAACGCAGCCCCCACGTGCCGAAGGTGACCGAGCTGCCGGACGGGTTCGACCTCGAGGACGGGCTGCTGACGTTCCGGCTGCCAAACGTCCACCGGCTTACGATCTCGGCACAGATGATCCACTACATGTGGGGCGTCCCGGTCGGTGCGACGGAGACCCGGGTCTACATCCTCGGCCTGCGGCGCTTCGCGCGCTCCAGGTTGCTGACGCCCCTCTTCAACCGCTACAACCGGAAGGTCCTCGACGAGGACCGCACAATCATCGCCAGCCAAGAGCCCAAATACGTCACCTTCGGCCCGGGTGGCGATCTGCTGATGCGGCCGGACAGCGCCGCGCGAGCGTACCGCAGCCTGCTGGCCCGCGTCTTGGACGGGGGCCCCGGCTCGTAA